One Gimesia sp. DNA segment encodes these proteins:
- a CDS encoding DNA internalization-related competence protein ComEC/Rec2 → MSNTSLERPPVTAEKDREVSRFPRSPALTVLLVFAAGIITDAFYPLPLGDWIWFSGLAALFWCVACYQRRFAISGCLLLIMLLCMGGLRHHVFWYSHAPDHISRIFDDGLTADETSKLVRVTGIVSTMPQTAIADADEQYNPDAPQQRTMLVLACREIDTGQNQFPVSGKIQVSIYEPATPGRSVPFSLGDTVTVCGKLTPISGKLNPLDFDFSQYYRKRQIEARLSVKFSDAVSVISPSARWSWSSFRQTLRQKVRDNIIQQTSGETQGIALALLLGDRSELRPETQQKFSRSGLVHFLAISGLHIGFFSLFVWSFCHVLNLPRKVAFGLLVLAIGFYLSIIEIRPPVLRAAFFCILAVLGLINWRTITTGNLVCITALVILIINPTDLFDPGTQLSFLAVAAILWTVQQDFYSKPFAQSWIPLRWRILAEDPVLQTPLHKVLIRLFRMFYSVFLVTLMIWLLTAPLVMYYFNLLAPVGLLINTLVFPFLFLVLLLGYLLIFAGPILPWGTNLFGYCFNSSLQLLLSLVDFASQIPGGHYELPSPPAWWLICYYSLILLAVLPVRVTTDLFSPAWLRKIRLSLVPCWILGGLIIPTVNHAEPALKCTIIAVHHGAAILIESPAGPTVLYDAGSLAPVDGTSEIIRKTLLAHGIRRVDLLLLSHADKDHYNAASRLLERGYVRELAFPKSFLDHRQAGTIELSELAEDEGLPMTLVSRGDQLDLGAGATIQFLHPGNAQTFAEDNAASLTVLVSYQGRRILLTGDLEGDGLQALLAQESPGTIEVLLSPHHGSLTANTRELAEWAHPDYVIVSGGKPQTIGQLQQVYAPQTRVYTTASDGALTCTISQDEKVTVTPYRTYRRLLR, encoded by the coding sequence ATGAGCAATACTTCTCTGGAAAGACCGCCGGTCACTGCAGAGAAGGATCGTGAAGTGAGCCGCTTTCCCCGTTCGCCTGCTCTGACAGTACTACTGGTGTTTGCAGCTGGGATTATAACGGATGCCTTTTACCCGCTCCCGCTGGGCGACTGGATCTGGTTCAGTGGACTGGCGGCACTGTTCTGGTGTGTGGCCTGTTACCAGCGGCGATTTGCCATTTCGGGGTGTCTGTTACTCATCATGCTTTTATGTATGGGAGGACTGCGGCATCATGTTTTCTGGTACAGTCATGCACCGGATCACATCAGCCGGATATTTGATGACGGACTGACCGCAGACGAAACAAGCAAGCTGGTACGTGTGACAGGCATTGTCAGTACCATGCCCCAAACAGCAATCGCTGATGCGGATGAGCAGTATAATCCTGACGCCCCTCAGCAAAGGACAATGCTGGTACTCGCGTGCCGGGAGATTGACACAGGGCAAAATCAGTTTCCGGTCTCTGGGAAAATACAGGTCTCTATCTATGAACCTGCCACGCCAGGAAGATCTGTTCCCTTTTCACTGGGCGATACTGTTACCGTCTGTGGGAAATTAACCCCTATCAGTGGTAAACTGAATCCACTGGATTTTGACTTCAGCCAATATTACCGCAAACGGCAGATCGAAGCCCGTTTGTCGGTTAAATTTTCAGATGCGGTGAGCGTCATCTCTCCCAGTGCTCGCTGGTCATGGAGTTCTTTTCGTCAAACACTGCGCCAAAAAGTCAGAGACAATATCATCCAGCAGACGTCAGGCGAGACACAAGGGATCGCCCTAGCATTGCTGCTGGGAGACCGATCGGAATTGCGTCCCGAAACCCAGCAGAAGTTCAGTCGATCCGGGTTGGTGCATTTCCTCGCGATCTCTGGGCTCCATATTGGTTTTTTCAGCCTGTTTGTCTGGAGCTTCTGCCATGTGTTAAATCTGCCTCGCAAGGTGGCCTTTGGGCTTCTGGTGCTGGCGATTGGCTTTTATCTTTCCATTATTGAAATCCGACCTCCGGTTTTGCGTGCGGCTTTCTTTTGCATCCTGGCCGTCCTGGGACTGATTAACTGGCGCACGATTACGACAGGGAATCTGGTCTGTATTACTGCATTGGTGATTCTCATCATCAATCCCACAGATCTGTTTGACCCGGGTACGCAATTGTCTTTCCTCGCCGTTGCCGCCATTCTGTGGACCGTACAACAGGACTTCTACAGCAAGCCATTCGCACAATCCTGGATTCCGTTACGCTGGCGTATTCTGGCAGAGGACCCGGTCCTGCAGACCCCGTTGCACAAGGTCCTGATCCGACTGTTCCGCATGTTTTACAGCGTTTTTCTGGTTACGTTGATGATCTGGCTGCTGACGGCTCCGCTGGTCATGTATTATTTCAACCTGCTGGCTCCGGTCGGATTGTTGATCAACACCCTGGTATTTCCATTCCTGTTTCTGGTCTTACTGTTGGGATACCTGCTGATTTTCGCGGGACCGATTCTGCCCTGGGGAACGAACCTGTTCGGTTACTGCTTTAACAGCAGCTTGCAACTGTTATTGTCGCTGGTTGATTTCGCATCACAGATTCCCGGCGGCCATTACGAGTTACCGTCTCCCCCAGCCTGGTGGCTGATCTGTTATTATTCGTTAATTCTCCTGGCTGTTCTTCCGGTAAGAGTGACAACTGATCTATTTTCGCCCGCGTGGTTACGAAAAATCCGACTGTCACTCGTCCCCTGCTGGATACTGGGGGGGCTGATTATCCCCACTGTCAACCACGCTGAACCTGCATTAAAATGTACGATCATCGCCGTTCATCACGGTGCGGCAATCCTGATTGAATCCCCGGCTGGCCCGACCGTACTCTACGATGCCGGTTCGCTGGCGCCGGTCGACGGAACCAGTGAGATTATCCGCAAAACGCTGCTGGCGCACGGCATCCGTCGAGTAGACCTGCTCTTGCTCTCGCATGCAGACAAGGATCATTACAACGCGGCATCCCGTCTACTTGAGCGGGGATATGTCAGGGAACTGGCCTTCCCGAAGTCATTTCTGGACCACCGTCAAGCTGGTACGATTGAATTAAGCGAACTGGCAGAGGACGAAGGCTTACCGATGACGCTGGTCAGCAGGGGCGATCAGCTGGATCTTGGAGCAGGCGCTACAATCCAGTTTCTGCATCCAGGCAACGCGCAGACGTTCGCAGAAGATAATGCCGCCAGCCTGACGGTGCTGGTATCCTATCAAGGCAGAAGGATTTTGTTGACTGGTGATCTGGAAGGAGATGGATTACAGGCACTGCTTGCGCAGGAGTCACCCGGGACAATTGAAGTACTCCTCTCGCCGCATCACGGCAGCCTGACAGCGAACACACGGGAATTGGCAGAATGGGCCCATCCGGACTATGTGATTGTAAGTGGGGGCAAACCACAGACGATTGGCCAGCTACAGCAGGTCTATGCACCACAAACCAGAGTTTATACCACTGCATCCGACGGTGCCCTGACCTGCACCATCAGCCAGGACGAGAAAGTGACAGTCACTCCCTATCGAACGTATCGTCGCTTGTTGCGGTAA
- a CDS encoding tetratricopeptide repeat protein has protein sequence MKGSNLTELYQQARQLLKERKVNEAVEIYQRIIGTKPTEKKAHTGLATVFFQLKRYPEAIEHFKTLSRLSPADASPYINMGAIYNRMGEYRQALDVLRKAVQKDKKSADAFYNMGIAHKGLNQFSMAVTAYKQAITFDPDMVDAHFNLGNVYLEMKNLTQAHMSFSRALEITPSFKKAVNALKLLDAESTKEKAGFNPFGRLVDESTLRKKNVSIATRAITEEERAVDRRELHKLCEEVQVVAESIIRDLKTGVTPSILNLNRCISQGAKHYSELAQVNEDFQRKLKTMNDMRKLLKHRMLEIRAHEELMNTIDMQ, from the coding sequence ATGAAAGGCTCAAATCTGACAGAACTCTACCAGCAGGCTCGTCAGTTACTGAAAGAACGCAAGGTCAATGAGGCTGTTGAGATCTACCAGCGGATCATTGGCACTAAACCGACGGAAAAGAAAGCCCATACCGGACTGGCTACGGTTTTCTTTCAGCTCAAAAGATACCCGGAAGCAATCGAGCACTTCAAAACACTCTCCAGGCTTTCCCCCGCTGATGCCTCTCCCTACATTAATATGGGAGCCATCTATAATCGCATGGGAGAATATCGGCAGGCCCTGGATGTGCTCCGCAAAGCGGTGCAGAAAGATAAGAAATCGGCAGACGCGTTTTACAATATGGGCATCGCTCACAAAGGCCTGAATCAGTTCAGCATGGCGGTGACTGCTTATAAGCAGGCGATTACTTTCGACCCGGATATGGTCGATGCGCACTTTAACCTGGGTAATGTTTATCTCGAAATGAAAAACCTTACCCAGGCGCATATGAGTTTCAGCCGCGCCCTGGAAATCACGCCTTCTTTCAAAAAAGCAGTCAATGCACTCAAGCTTCTCGATGCTGAATCAACCAAAGAGAAAGCCGGTTTTAATCCCTTCGGTAGACTCGTCGATGAATCAACGCTACGAAAAAAGAACGTTTCGATCGCAACGCGAGCCATCACTGAAGAAGAACGCGCAGTCGATCGCAGGGAACTGCACAAACTCTGTGAAGAAGTGCAGGTTGTGGCGGAGAGTATTATCCGCGATTTGAAAACGGGGGTCACTCCTTCGATTCTGAACCTCAACCGCTGTATCTCACAGGGAGCAAAACATTACTCTGAACTGGCCCAGGTGAATGAGGACTTCCAGAGAAAACTCAAAACGATGAACGATATGCGAAAACTGCTCAAACATCGCATGCTGGAAATCCGTGCTCATGAAGAGCTGATGAATACGATCGACATGCAGTAA
- a CDS encoding winged helix-turn-helix domain-containing protein encodes MSVEIESHQVESIGIVAGLVWQYLSENEPVTLSKLSREIDAPRDLVMQAVGWLGREGKICFHKGSRSKLISLKEE; translated from the coding sequence ATGTCAGTGGAAATTGAGTCGCATCAGGTCGAGAGCATCGGAATCGTTGCCGGCCTCGTCTGGCAATATTTGAGCGAGAATGAGCCGGTTACATTAAGCAAACTGTCTCGTGAAATAGATGCTCCCCGCGATCTGGTAATGCAGGCCGTAGGCTGGTTGGGCCGTGAAGGAAAAATTTGCTTTCACAAAGGCTCTCGCAGCAAACTCATTTCTCTGAAGGAAGAATAG
- a CDS encoding excinuclease ABC subunit UvrA — MPSQSIQAIQIYGARCHNLKNIDVSFPHQQLTVVTGVSGSGKSSLVFDTVHSEGQRRFLENLSPATRQLLSQMTPPDVDQITGLPPTISIEQTPRTQSKRSTLATLTEVYDFFRILYAQVGIVHCTRCGQPLHQQSAEQIVDLILALEDRQKVMILAPVISGKKGQHTALLEKIVKEGFVRARIDGEILDVTQASDLNEQMDHDIEIVIDRIIVKEGIEARLKESVDLALKHGNGACYVTHQTPEGWSDRYLSTRLACGACNLSFPDPEPRTFSFNSPYGACPVCDGLGVIEADDDEETVSVCPDCQGGRLNIYPRSIFLHQTSIDQLMRMTPSGITARLNEWESQELEHSGARNREIASQLVPPIRSRLQYLEEIGLGYLQMARPVRTLSGGELQRARLAACLGSETTGACYILDEPTAGLHAKETEKLLTILNRLKQNGNTVIVVEHDLDLIKAGDLILDLGPGAGEAGGEVVAAGTYEEVVRNEESFTARALRHAAHFPDSQTSPPLDAKISLTGARLHNLKNVTLELPLGQLVCVAGVSGCGKSSLIMETLVPALKAELRKQQVQNKEYESLEGVSHLQQVKTIDQTPIGRSGRSNPATFCGIWDEVRKLYARTKTARLRGYTASRFSFNSKQGRCTACQGQGYRRIDLQFLPSLYLPCELCDTRRFNRQTLAVKYRDKSVSDLLDMSIVEAAQFLEAIPKVSDVLKVLVELGLGYLALGQPANMLSGGEAQRLKLAKELITRTPGQTLFVLDEPTRGLHVHDIDQLMHVLRRLVGTGHSVLFIEHQAQAIIQSDWMIELGPTGGEAGGYLLDAGTPRDVTRRKAGATGEMLSELLLR; from the coding sequence ATGCCCAGCCAGTCGATACAAGCCATTCAGATTTATGGGGCTCGCTGCCATAATCTGAAAAATATCGACGTCTCTTTTCCACATCAGCAACTGACGGTGGTGACCGGAGTCAGTGGTAGTGGCAAAAGCAGCCTGGTGTTTGACACTGTGCACAGCGAAGGCCAGCGACGCTTCCTGGAAAACCTCTCGCCGGCCACCCGTCAATTACTCAGCCAGATGACGCCTCCGGATGTGGACCAGATCACAGGACTGCCTCCCACAATCAGTATTGAACAGACCCCGCGTACCCAGTCGAAACGCAGCACACTGGCGACGCTGACCGAGGTCTACGATTTCTTTCGCATCCTGTATGCCCAAGTGGGAATCGTGCATTGCACGCGTTGCGGGCAACCCTTGCACCAGCAATCAGCCGAACAGATCGTCGATCTGATTCTGGCACTGGAAGATCGGCAGAAGGTCATGATTCTGGCGCCGGTGATCAGCGGTAAGAAGGGACAGCACACTGCACTCCTGGAGAAGATTGTCAAAGAGGGGTTTGTGCGAGCGCGCATTGATGGCGAGATTCTGGATGTGACACAGGCTTCCGATCTCAACGAGCAGATGGACCACGATATTGAAATTGTGATTGATCGGATTATCGTCAAAGAGGGGATTGAAGCCCGTCTTAAGGAATCGGTCGACCTGGCTCTCAAGCATGGCAATGGTGCCTGTTATGTAACCCATCAGACACCGGAGGGCTGGTCGGACCGTTATCTGAGCACCCGTCTGGCCTGTGGGGCCTGTAATTTGAGTTTCCCGGATCCCGAACCCCGCACCTTCAGCTTTAACAGCCCCTATGGAGCCTGCCCCGTCTGTGATGGACTGGGGGTGATTGAAGCGGACGATGATGAGGAAACGGTCTCCGTATGCCCTGACTGTCAGGGGGGGCGACTGAATATCTATCCCCGCTCCATTTTTCTACACCAGACCTCCATTGACCAGTTGATGCGAATGACACCCTCAGGCATCACCGCCCGGCTGAATGAGTGGGAGTCTCAGGAGCTCGAACACTCCGGCGCCCGAAATCGGGAAATTGCCAGCCAGTTGGTGCCGCCGATCCGGAGTCGTTTGCAGTATCTGGAGGAAATCGGCCTGGGCTATCTGCAGATGGCCCGACCTGTTCGAACGCTTTCGGGGGGAGAGTTGCAACGAGCAAGACTGGCGGCCTGCCTGGGGAGTGAGACAACCGGTGCCTGTTATATTCTCGACGAGCCGACCGCCGGTTTGCATGCAAAAGAGACGGAAAAACTGCTGACCATTCTAAATCGCCTCAAGCAGAATGGTAATACCGTGATTGTGGTGGAACACGATCTGGACCTGATCAAAGCCGGTGATCTGATTCTCGACCTGGGGCCGGGTGCAGGGGAGGCGGGAGGCGAAGTCGTCGCCGCGGGCACCTACGAGGAGGTGGTCCGGAACGAAGAATCGTTTACCGCCCGGGCACTCCGCCACGCAGCTCACTTTCCAGATTCGCAGACAAGTCCCCCGTTAGACGCGAAAATCAGCCTTACCGGGGCACGACTGCATAATCTTAAAAACGTGACACTCGAACTTCCACTCGGACAACTCGTCTGTGTCGCCGGTGTCAGTGGATGCGGCAAAAGCTCGTTGATCATGGAAACGCTGGTGCCGGCTCTGAAAGCGGAATTACGAAAGCAGCAGGTACAGAACAAAGAATACGAGTCCCTGGAAGGAGTCTCACACCTGCAACAGGTGAAGACCATTGATCAGACTCCCATTGGTCGCAGCGGCCGCTCTAATCCGGCGACGTTCTGTGGAATCTGGGATGAAGTTCGCAAATTATACGCGCGTACAAAGACAGCGCGATTGCGGGGATACACGGCGAGCCGTTTCAGTTTCAATTCGAAACAGGGACGCTGTACTGCCTGTCAGGGACAAGGGTACCGGCGTATTGATCTGCAGTTCCTGCCTTCCCTGTATCTGCCCTGTGAGTTGTGTGACACACGGCGTTTTAACCGACAGACACTGGCCGTCAAGTATCGTGATAAAAGTGTGAGCGATCTGCTGGACATGTCCATTGTAGAGGCGGCACAGTTTCTGGAGGCGATCCCCAAGGTCAGTGATGTGCTTAAAGTTCTGGTTGAACTGGGACTGGGTTATCTGGCACTGGGGCAGCCGGCCAACATGCTTTCTGGCGGTGAAGCTCAGCGATTGAAACTGGCGAAAGAACTCATCACCCGCACGCCGGGACAAACGTTGTTTGTACTCGATGAACCGACACGCGGGCTGCACGTGCATGACATTGACCAATTAATGCACGTATTACGACGACTGGTTGGAACAGGTCATTCGGTCCTGTTTATCGAACATCAGGCACAGGCAATCATCCAGTCTGACTGGATGATTGAACTGGGACCGACGGGAGGCGAAGCCGGTGGTTACCTGCTCGATGCCGGCACTCCCCGGGATGTGACCCGGCGCAAAGCAGGGGCGACCGGTGAAATGCTGTCTGAGCTTCTGTTGCGATAA